The Cutaneotrichosporon cavernicola HIS019 DNA, chromosome: 5 DNA segment TTGAGATTGTGGCTTGACTGATTGATTGTCTTACTCTCCTCTAATACCTTTTGATCAGGGTTGCTGATTGTTTCAGTCACATGGACCACATGGTACACTTTTCAAAACTCCCTATTGCACCCTGGCTCTCAGGTTAGAAGCGGGTAAAAGAGGCcagccaacgccaacgcctACGCTTACGTGTCAACAGTCACCGGAACAAACCTCGTACAGAATAAGAGTTTGGCTTGGCATTTTCGTCAGCTGACCTTTGGCTACGGGGACCATGTCAACCCGATGAGCCCCGACTATTCTCCACTGGGGCCTGGGGCGTTGATCGAGGCCCCTGTAGCTTATGATCTGCCAATAAGATCAGTCTTCATGTTCCGCGCTAAATTGCACGCGGGGCCCAAGGCTCAAGGGTTTCATTACCCTGGATATCCTCGTTAGCCGCCTTGTCCGTCTTGACAAGGGAGGCGGCGTTATCGCAATGGAATGTACAGAGACACTCGAGTGTGGTTGGCACTGGGAAGCAATGCACAGCCTGGACCTATTGCGAGCTAGAACCAGAATGCCTACTGTCAGAGGTGAGGTGGGCGTTCCGTTCAGCGCATGACCCCGACCTTGGCGATCTCGCGAGGTGCAGAGTGATACCCCATCACGCCAGAGGGTATGTGGCCCTCTGTCAACAACCTGAGCCGGCCAACTGTTATCCGCATAGCAAGCAAGCAATCAAGCAAGTAGGCAACCAAGCTCACCTCATCTCCACTCTCCGGCCAGTGACTGCCGGCACTTTATAACGCAGCACAGCTCGCTTGGTCCCATTTCTTCCACACCTTATATCGCTGGCCGATTCTCCAGCAAACACTCAACCGCCCAAACCCAACCCTCTTTCCATCACCATGTCGTACGAAGACGTGGAGAAGGTCACAAAGGCCGAGACCGGCAAGATTGTCGTGTCGCCAGCTTACGATGCCATGGCCGACAATGAAGACTACTACGACCCATCCAAGGAGACGAGGCTCACGCGTATTGGTCTCAACTTTGAGTCCTTTAAGCGTGCGCCAGGCGCGACTCGGTGAGTGTTTTTTTTGGAACACAAAGCTGATTGTCCTAGTGGCCTTATTGCCCATGGTGATATTCCACCAGAGCTTGTCGCTCACGACAACCCGCTTCTTCAACAGAAGATGAAGCCCCGCCACCTCCAGATGATTGCGGTCGGTGGCTCGATTGGTACTGGTCTCTTTGTCGGTTCGGGTTCGGCTCTTGTCAAGGGTGGACCGGCTGGTATTCTGATTGCCTGGATCATCATCGGTGTGATGCTTATCAACGTGAGTGCACACAATGATTGGCGCTGACAATTCAGGTCACCCAGGCTCTTGGTGAAATGGCTATTATCTATCCCGTCTCTGGTGGTTTCTACACTCTGGCTTCTCGTATGCTTGACCCTTCGTTCGCTTTCGCAATGGGCTGGAACTATGTTCTTCAATGGGCCGTTGTTCTTCCTCTTGAAATTGTGAGCTAGCTACAAGAGTATCTCAATTACTAACTCTCAAGACTGTCGCTGGTACAACTGTTCAATACTGGACGACACCTGTTCCACTTGGTGCTTGGATTACAatcttcttcctccttaTCATTGTGAGTTTCTTTTTTTTTCCTATCGCTCCAAGAATAACTTGCTGATACCCAGTTCTTCGCTGTTCTTGGCACAATCGGCTACGCCGAGGAAGAGTTCTGGTCCTCGTGTCTCAAGCTTATCGTTGTCATCATCTTCATCATCATTGGTATCGTCTGCATTACCGGCGGCGGCCCCAAGGACGGTGACTACAACAAGTATCTCGGTGCTAGCTACTGGAAAGACCCTGGTGCCTTTGCCAACGGCTTCAAGGGAGTCTGCGCTGTGTTTGTTACTGCCGCATTCTCGTTCGCTGGGTGAGTTAAAGCAGTGCGGCTTAGTTCTGACAGACAGTACTGAGCTTGTCGGCCTTGCCGCCACCGAGACTCCCAACCCTCGCAAGACCATGCCTGCCGCCATCAAGCAGACTTTCTGGCGTATTACTCTCATCTACATCACCtcgctcctcatcatcggtCTCGCTGTTCCTTACACCGAGCCCCGTCTTATGGGCGGCTCGGGTGCCGACACTTCGCCCTTTGTCATTGTCATGGACAAGGCTCGCATCCGCGGCATGAACCACCTCATCAACATTACTATTTGTATCTCGGTTCTTTCCATCGGTCTTTCGTGTGTGTACGCCGGTTCGCGTACCCTCACCGCTCTTGCCGAGACTGGTTACGCACCCAAGGTCTTCACCTATGTCGACAAGGCCGGTCGCCCTCTCTGGTCGATTTGCTTTGTTGTCGCCTTTGGCCCCCTCGCCTACGTCAACCTTGCCGATGTCGGTAGTGCCGTCTTTGACTGgcttctcgccctctcgGGTCTCTCGACTCTGTTCACTTGGCTCGCCATTTGCATCACACACATCCGTTTCCGCCAGGCATGGAAGGCGCAGGGCCACTCGATCGAGGAGCTTCCTTTCAGGGCCATCGGCGGCATGCCGGGCTCTATCCTCGGTGCCTCCCTCattgtcctcgtcctcatcgcccaATTCTACATTGCCATTTGGCCTCTGGGCCCCAAACGCACTGGtggcgccgcggccgaggccttcttcctctcctaCCTCGCCGCCCCTGTCGTTCTCGGTTTCTGGGTCGTCGGTTACCTTTGGAAACGTACTCTTCCCAAGAAGGTCCACGAGATCGACCTTGACACTGGCCGCAAGTCGTGGCTcaccgtcgaggagatgcgcgcgtggcgcgccgagcgtgcGGCCGCGCCTCTCTACGTGCGCATTTTCCGTCTTCTCTTCACCAACTAGTCTTAATAGCACAGTAATCTCAAGGTTGCAGTTTGTAACGCTCGTCACTTGAGCTTGATTCTTGTATGGCTCTTGCCGAGCCCAGTCTCCCAGGTTTAAAATGCAACAATGCGGACCTATGAATGATAACAGAACAACATGCCGCACGTCCGAGTAGCTCTGGCAGATTGTGATCGCTGCCCGATCGTCGAGGCACGTTGCTGATGTGTTTAAGCGGTCAGGTCGTACCGACACGCCAGCCACACTCGATTCATTTCATTATGTGGTGCAGTCACGAGATGAAGCTAGATCCAGTCGATTTGCAGCCCAGCCTGGGGCCATGGTGCGCCATCTCATCAATGTGATCGAGCCATGTCCAGACAATCAAGACCAGTTGACAATGAATACAACCAACGATATATACAACGGGCTACTCTAAATAAACTGCAGGCGCGGGTCGCCTTTACACATGTCGATTTCGACGCAGTTCTCAATGAGCCTGCATCGCGCCTCATCCGTATCCAACACAATACTCGTCTCGTGTCCCGCCCATCCGCCCGACCGAAGCAGTTGAATGGCCTGGGCGAAAACCCTGCGCGCAATAGACGCCTCTGCGACACGCGCCTCTGCACGGCCCcgttcctcgccctccaccGTAATTGAATTAACACATTGGCGCATGGGCGGAGCGCGGCCGGCGCGAATGTCACCGTCGATCTGGGCCAGAGCAGAAAGACCCTCAAACATCTTCTGGTCGGCAAAGTTTGTCCACCGTTGAAGAGTAGAGGCAAAGGCGGCTCGGCCCGCCGACGTGGAGAGTTGGCGTAGGCGGGTTTCGAGTTCTGCTTGGGCTGCTT contains these protein-coding regions:
- the inda1 gene encoding uncharacterized protein (Amino acid permease), which codes for MSYEDVEKVTKAETGKIVVSPAYDAMADNEDYYDPSKETRLTRIGLNFESFKRAPGATRGLIAHGDIPPELVAHDNPLLQQKMKPRHLQMIAVGGSIGTGLFVGSGSALVKGGPAGILIAWIIIGVMLINVTQALGEMAIIYPVSGGFYTLASRMLDPSFAFAMGWNYVLQWAVVLPLEITVAGTTVQYWTTPVPLGAWITIFFLLIIFFAVLGTIGYAEEEFWSSCLKLIVVIIFIIIGIVCITGGGPKDGDYNKYLGASYWKDPGAFANGFKGVCAVFVTAAFSFAGTELVGLAATETPNPRKTMPAAIKQTFWRITLIYITSLLIIGLAVPYTEPRLMGGSGADTSPFVIVMDKARIRGMNHLINITICISVLSIGLSCVYAGSRTLTALAETGYAPKVFTYVDKAGRPLWSICFVVAFGPLAYVNLADVGSAVFDWLLALSGLSTLFTWLAICITHIRFRQAWKAQGHSIEELPFRAIGGMPGSILGASLIVLVLIAQFYIAIWPLGPKRTGGAAAEAFFLSYLAAPVVLGFWVVGYLWKRTLPKKVHEIDLDTGRKSWLTVEEMRAWRAERAAAPLYVRIFRLLFTN